In a genomic window of Acidimicrobiia bacterium:
- a CDS encoding NYN domain-containing protein, producing the protein MAERVVVFVDYQNAYRAARNAFHDHLTDPHWAGQIHPTALGALIIRLSGESDRVLHQVRMYRGLPSSAKDPKGYGAARRQIAAWNKLPHVAVTARPLRYPRDYPASKPEEKGIDVQIALDFAMMAVRGEYDVGVLMSGDTDLLPALEEVIRLNQPTAEVAAWRPPTGQGRRLRLKNSRLYCHWIDHHAYTSIQDNTDYTTR; encoded by the coding sequence ATGGCGGAACGGGTGGTGGTCTTTGTCGACTACCAGAACGCCTATCGCGCCGCCCGCAACGCCTTCCATGACCACCTGACTGATCCGCACTGGGCCGGTCAAATCCACCCGACGGCTCTCGGAGCACTCATCATCAGGCTCAGCGGCGAATCCGACCGGGTATTGCACCAGGTCCGCATGTACCGCGGCCTACCTAGCAGCGCCAAAGACCCGAAAGGCTACGGAGCAGCGAGACGCCAGATCGCCGCTTGGAACAAACTCCCCCACGTCGCCGTGACGGCGCGGCCGCTTCGCTACCCCCGGGACTATCCAGCCTCCAAACCGGAGGAGAAGGGCATCGACGTCCAGATCGCCCTCGACTTCGCCATGATGGCCGTACGCGGCGAGTACGACGTCGGAGTACTCATGTCGGGCGACACTGACCTGCTGCCCGCCCTCGAGGAAGTCATTCGACTCAATCAGCCAACCGCTGAGGTTGCCGCGTGGAGGCCACCAACCGGTCAAGGACGCCGACTCCGTCTCAAGAACTCACGCCTCTACTGTCACTGGATCGACCATCACGCCTACACCTCCATCCAGGACAACACCGACTACACGACACGCTGA